The genome window GCTCCCGCAATTGTGGAGAAAACCGATACCATGGAAGCGGTGATGCACAAATTTCAAACCTCAGGTGCATGGAACCTTCCGGTTACTGATAGCCAAGGGAAGTACATTGGATTTATATCTAAGTCGAAACTATTCTCTGCGTATCGCCGTAAGTTAATTGAGGTAAGCGACGATAGGTAGCTGGATTAGCCCGAATCGTTTCAATTGAACATTTCTTTACCTGCTGTAAGGAATAGGAACTCAGTCGTTTATACTTTGCTTATATTGCTCCCCCTGTAAAAAGTTGAACATTTTGCAACTATATGTGTTTCAACTTCGTATAGGTAAGAAACCCTAATGTTCGCACATGATGAAGATATTACGCACATGCCTATTGGGCGTATTCTGTTTAATGGTTGGCTCTGCATTTGCGCAAGATGGAACCCCAGACTATGTTAAACAGATGGCAGACCCATCCGTTAATTTTTACACAGTACAAGAGAGCTTTGAAGCGTATTGGAAAGATCGTGAAGTAGAGAGAAGTCACGGTTGGAAGCAGTTTAAACGTTGGGAAGCCTTTATGGAACCACGCGTTTTCCCAACAGGGGAAAGGCCTGATCCTGCCATTCTTTGGAATGAAGGGATGAAGATGGGGAGCAATAAAGTGAACCTCGGTAACTGGTCGCACATTGGCCCGTATAACGGCAATGCCCTTGGGGGGGTTGGGCGTGTGAACTGTATTGAATTCCACCCAGAAAATTCCAACATCATATTTGCGGGTGCTCCTGCAGGTGGGGTTTGGAAATCAACCGATGGGGGTACTTCATGGAGTACAAACACGGATTTGCTTCCGAACCTTGGGGTTTCTGATATTGCAATTGATCCTTTGCATCCAGATACGATGTACATCGCTACAGGTGATCGCGATGCTGCAGATACCTACAGTATTGGTCTATTAAAATCGACCGATGGTGGTCAGACCTGGAATACGACTGGCATGAGCTATTCTGTGATCATGAGTCGCAGAATTGGTGGGATTTACATCAATCCAAAAAACACACAAGAAATTGTTGTAGCCACTCGAAATGGCATTCACCGATCTACTGACGGAGGCGCGAACTTTAGCAGCGTTCAAGGCGGATCTTGGCAAATGTTGACCTTCATCCCAGGTGCTTCAGACACCCTCTTTGTAGGGTCAAACTCTGGAGGAAATATCATGCGTTCCACGGATGCGGGACAGACTTGGACGACAGCCACAAATGGTATCCCAAACAGTGGTGTAACCCGCGTGGAAATTGCCACAACAGCAGACGATAACAACTACGTATATGCGTTAGTAACAGCATCGAATAACGGTCTGGACGGAGTTTATCGTTCTACCGATCGCGGTGCGAACTGGACGCTCGTGTTTAGCGGAAATACTCAGAACCTGCTTTCTTGGGGAACAAACCCAGGAGGGAATTCAGGGGGTTCTGCCGGAGGACAGGGATGGTATGATTTGGCCATTGCTGTTTCTCCAATCAACAAGAATGAAGTGTATGTGGGGGGTGTGAACATTTGGAGGTCTACCAATGGTGGAACTAGCTGGTCACTCAGCGCACACTGGTACGGTGGTGGCGGTGCTGACTTTGCTCACGCAGATCAGCATGCATTTATGTTTAAGCCGGGCACCAGCGATTTCTATGCGGGGAATGATGGTGGAGTTTATATGACCGCCGACGGTACCAATTACGTAGAACTTTGTAACGGACTGCACATTACCCAATACTATTGTATCGATATCTCAGAAGGTGAGCAGAACCTTACTATTGGTGGAGCTCAAGACAACGGTACGCATCTCAACAACACCTTTGGTTGGGACCGAGTGAAAGGTGGAGACGGTATGGACAACGCCATCGCAGAGGATAATCCCAATGTGATGTATGCAGCTTCTCAGTACGGGAACTTCTCAAAGTCGACCAATGGAGGTCAGAGTTTCAACGCAACCTTTAACCTGCCTCCAAATGGAACAGGTCAATGGGTTACGCCAATTGTTATTGATCCTACCAATGATAATGTTGTGTATATCGGCTATGATCAACTTTGGAAAACGACCAATGCCGGTTTGTCTTTCTCCGCAACCAGTGGTGCCATTCAAGGTACTCAACAGTGGATTGATGCCATTGCTGTATCCGAGAGCAATCCAGACTATATCTATGTGAGCATTGAGCAAAACGTATATAAATCGATGGATGGCGGCGCTACATGGGCATTGATCTCTAACAACATTTCAAATTCACGTTCGGTTACCGACATCGCTATTTCCGATACCGATCCAAATCACATTTGGATTTGTAAGTCGGGTTATGATGCAAACTTCAAAGTGTATGAATCCATCAATGGCGGTTTGTCTTGGTCGAATATCACAGGATCACTCCCGAACTTACCAGTGAATGCCATTATCTACCAAAAGGGCTCCAATGGTGCTATTTATGTGGGAACTGATATTGGTGTTTATTACCGCGATTACGGTTCAACATCGTGGGTTCCATTTATGTCAGGTCTTCCGAATGTCATCGTTAACGACCTCGAAATCCACTACGGTGCAGGCATCATTCGTGCGGGAACGTACGGTAGAGGTGTGTGGGAGAGCCCTTTGGCAAATACATTCTTGGGTAAGCCAAATGCAGCATTTACAGTCGCTCCAAAAGCATCATGTGTGCTTGGAGATACCATCACACTAACCGATATCAGCACGTATTCACCAACCGCTTGGGATTGGACGATCGTTCCATCTACGTATCAGTTTGTGAACGGGACCAATGCACAATCTCAGGATCCGCAAATTGTGGTCTCTGCCACAGGTCAATATTCAGTTCAACTCATTGCGTCTAACCGATTTGGTTCTGATACAGTGGTTGAAATCGGAGCTATTGGTGTGGGCGGTTTATCAGTACCTTATTCTGAAGATTTTGCCAACGGAGTTTCTGAAGATTACGAGATTATCAATCCAGATAACAACATTACTTGGTCGGCTTCACCTGCCGGAAATGGTAGTGTTTATATGGATTTCTACGATTATTCTATAGTGGGTGCTGAAGACGATTTGGTACTTCCTCCATTTGATCTGTCAGGGGTGGCAAACGCAAAATTGGTTTATGACATGGCCTATCGCCAGTATTCGTCATCGGCCTTGGATAGTTTGAAGATTTATGTGAGTTCTGATTGTGGAGCTACTTGGTCTTTGGAGCATGCTAGAGGAGAAGATGGAAGTGGAAACTTCGTGACCGGTGCCATGCAAACATCTGAATTCACTCCTCAAGCTCCATCGGATTGGAGAACCGATTCATTGGATTTGAGTGCATATGATAACTTGTCGCAAGTGCGCATCAAGTTTGTTGGCGTGAACGGAAACGGA of Phaeocystidibacter marisrubri contains these proteins:
- a CDS encoding T9SS type A sorting domain-containing protein produces the protein MMKILRTCLLGVFCLMVGSAFAQDGTPDYVKQMADPSVNFYTVQESFEAYWKDREVERSHGWKQFKRWEAFMEPRVFPTGERPDPAILWNEGMKMGSNKVNLGNWSHIGPYNGNALGGVGRVNCIEFHPENSNIIFAGAPAGGVWKSTDGGTSWSTNTDLLPNLGVSDIAIDPLHPDTMYIATGDRDAADTYSIGLLKSTDGGQTWNTTGMSYSVIMSRRIGGIYINPKNTQEIVVATRNGIHRSTDGGANFSSVQGGSWQMLTFIPGASDTLFVGSNSGGNIMRSTDAGQTWTTATNGIPNSGVTRVEIATTADDNNYVYALVTASNNGLDGVYRSTDRGANWTLVFSGNTQNLLSWGTNPGGNSGGSAGGQGWYDLAIAVSPINKNEVYVGGVNIWRSTNGGTSWSLSAHWYGGGGADFAHADQHAFMFKPGTSDFYAGNDGGVYMTADGTNYVELCNGLHITQYYCIDISEGEQNLTIGGAQDNGTHLNNTFGWDRVKGGDGMDNAIAEDNPNVMYAASQYGNFSKSTNGGQSFNATFNLPPNGTGQWVTPIVIDPTNDNVVYIGYDQLWKTTNAGLSFSATSGAIQGTQQWIDAIAVSESNPDYIYVSIEQNVYKSMDGGATWALISNNISNSRSVTDIAISDTDPNHIWICKSGYDANFKVYESINGGLSWSNITGSLPNLPVNAIIYQKGSNGAIYVGTDIGVYYRDYGSTSWVPFMSGLPNVIVNDLEIHYGAGIIRAGTYGRGVWESPLANTFLGKPNAAFTVAPKASCVLGDTITLTDISTYSPTAWDWTIVPSTYQFVNGTNAQSQDPQIVVSATGQYSVQLIASNRFGSDTVVEIGAIGVGGLSVPYSEDFANGVSEDYEIINPDNNITWSASPAGNGSVYMDFYDYSIVGAEDDLVLPPFDLSGVANAKLVYDMAYRQYSSSALDSLKIYVSSDCGATWSLEHARGEDGSGNFVTGAMQTSEFTPQAPSDWRTDSLDLSAYDNLSQVRIKFVGVNGNGNNLYLDNISVTASAGAAPIADYFAADTACEGSTVQYYNLSGVNGQSYQWTFPGGSPSTSTAANPTVTYAGTGTYSASLVVSNSFGSDSIYVANSIHIVAATVPSVNLTASATTICAGEEVTFYASSVNGGANPQYQWFVNGLARGNSGDTITIQQLSNNDTIRVELQSTEQCAIPSVVSSNNIILNVNALPNVDAGTYGPICSGDAAFALTGTPAGGTYSGRGVSGTTFDPVSAGVGAHTITYEYTDANGCFNSASTVIAVQNGPNVFMTVKDYCESDPAENMSYGFPTGGTYSIDGVVSSVIDPASLGAGKYYVEYSYSNGNCTTVKADTIEVFAAPPANPGITVDWGSLTCNLVGYNYQWLDANGNAIPGETNRVFYPQAAGNYAVRVSAGATCSETSNYVFIEKISVEEQMLAQIDLKLFPNPTADQATLSFNLEEAAEVKVELMDLTGKILEVRNEGTRVGSVAIPFSLRKYAAGVYMVKLTVGEASTTKRIVLE